AGAACCTATGACATTATCATCAGTCCCTGTATCATCAAGTTCATGCATAAAATCAACCAACTCGTCAAGATTACATGGGCTTTCTCCAAGAGAAATTTCAATCTTCCTTTTTACAGCAGGTCTTTCCTCCCCACCGGAAGAGATTGTTGCATTTGGACTAGGTTCCTCTGAGTTCCTATCAACCAAAATGTCAGTACCCTCCTTCCTTGCATTTAAACGTGTGCCTGATACTGTCACGCTTATAAGTGGCCGGGGATTGGAAGAGGAACTTGCAGCAACATCATTTGGATTATTTTTCCGCT
The window above is part of the Triticum aestivum cultivar Chinese Spring unplaced genomic scaffold, IWGSC CS RefSeq v2.1 scaffold88504, whole genome shotgun sequence genome. Proteins encoded here:
- the LOC123177065 gene encoding uncharacterized protein, with the translated sequence MPTVNHWRDILRGYHLDNNAPPPWLQQKRKNNPNDVAASSSSNPRPLISVTVSGTRLNARKEGTDILVDRNSEEPSPNATISSGGEERPAVKRKIEISLGESPCNLDELVDFMHELDDTGTDDN